A single region of the Gemmatimonas sp. UBA7669 genome encodes:
- a CDS encoding CHAT domain-containing protein — protein MTLRAAMMRRSWVVVCGLGVCAARAVVAQDAPPRSAADSVKFAEALLNHAALVLRSVGPDSSTRVYRASRALIPQGDSTLAVRAECAEQQVALQTRRRIADSVWTRLRAAAAFSPRLSADCGFIQARYLESLGFQRRALLLLDTVAANFETVQHWQNLSAVRQWQGTLNIAGGYYYWARKHLDTALVLARLSGSVAGEGWALQELGRMTQRLGAPEDAARYFADATARFTQAGDRLGVLYARRAIAEGLLLRGHLSDADSSLEQVARDAQVLAPAMEVFTLVARADLHRQRARGDVTDSLLDRAQQLVVQRNVPGWTAEVQYQRAVRDMERGRLGVAQARLDSLLARRLFGPARFEVLMRKAEVHARGGQFDSATAVFAQARITLDRWRREFPDRAQALAVLQDRAFDWDRDLGTATMIDLFVRGGRVHEALAMAEWRRVRGQEQQMLQRSGLGVDAVQGTTIPVAGRSEAAVDSVMDFARLPTLSRAALSPQQAVVTFVMGQGGEPGTAFVLTRDTVRAVSLVPIDSLRDDLTTLQGFLEVGREPASTLQRVSDAIWAPVMSAMPSSVVEVQLIPDGALHRVPFGALRLPDGRRAQERFIISHAASVEDALGAVPRVARRSERAGPLLIGAPQRMPRLAEADSGMREWAPLPGAREELRALSARLAGARVFMGDDATAERLSTERQYGGPLLHLATHVTARTGSYEQTAVALQPTARHDGLLRLPAFASSPLPFDLVVLSACASSDGVMQVGQGLHGLVSAALDAGARGVVATRWDVSDTAMTRFMVALYDTLAVQPNVAEALTAVRREFAARGESPAIWAAVEYYGDAKLRLELPRRAPSAWSRFTTTLQRWLSGSR, from the coding sequence ATGACGTTGCGCGCTGCGATGATGCGCCGCTCATGGGTGGTGGTTTGTGGACTCGGTGTCTGTGCGGCACGCGCGGTCGTCGCGCAGGACGCGCCGCCGCGCTCGGCTGCTGACTCGGTCAAGTTCGCTGAGGCGCTGCTCAATCATGCGGCGCTGGTGCTGCGTTCCGTCGGGCCCGACAGCAGCACCCGTGTGTATCGGGCCTCGCGTGCTCTCATTCCGCAGGGCGACTCCACGCTGGCGGTACGCGCGGAATGTGCGGAGCAGCAGGTGGCCCTGCAGACGCGTCGCCGCATTGCCGATTCGGTCTGGACACGGCTCCGGGCCGCTGCGGCGTTCTCGCCCCGTCTCAGCGCCGACTGTGGATTCATTCAGGCGCGCTACCTCGAATCCCTCGGGTTTCAGCGGCGAGCGCTGCTGTTGCTCGATACCGTGGCTGCCAACTTCGAGACGGTGCAGCACTGGCAGAACCTGTCGGCGGTGCGGCAGTGGCAGGGCACACTCAACATTGCCGGTGGCTACTACTACTGGGCGCGCAAGCATCTCGACACCGCCCTTGTCCTCGCACGATTGAGCGGCAGTGTGGCCGGAGAAGGCTGGGCACTGCAGGAGCTCGGTCGCATGACGCAGCGGCTTGGTGCACCAGAGGATGCGGCACGGTACTTCGCCGACGCCACTGCGCGCTTCACGCAGGCAGGCGACCGACTCGGGGTGCTGTATGCGCGCCGTGCGATCGCGGAAGGCTTGCTCTTGCGCGGACACTTGAGCGACGCGGATTCGTCCCTCGAGCAGGTAGCCCGCGATGCGCAGGTACTGGCACCGGCCATGGAAGTGTTCACCCTGGTGGCTCGCGCCGACTTGCATCGTCAGCGCGCGCGTGGCGACGTCACGGACAGTCTGCTGGATCGTGCCCAACAGCTCGTGGTGCAGCGCAATGTGCCAGGTTGGACGGCCGAGGTGCAGTATCAGCGTGCGGTACGCGACATGGAGCGTGGGCGTCTTGGCGTCGCGCAGGCACGCCTCGACAGTCTTCTCGCGCGCAGGCTGTTTGGACCGGCGCGATTCGAGGTGCTCATGCGAAAGGCCGAAGTCCATGCGCGAGGTGGTCAGTTTGATTCGGCTACCGCCGTCTTTGCTCAGGCTCGCATCACGCTCGATCGTTGGCGCAGGGAGTTCCCGGACCGCGCGCAAGCTCTGGCGGTATTGCAGGATCGGGCGTTCGACTGGGATCGCGATCTGGGGACTGCCACCATGATTGACCTGTTTGTGCGTGGTGGACGTGTGCACGAGGCGCTGGCGATGGCAGAATGGCGTCGCGTACGCGGGCAGGAACAGCAGATGCTGCAGCGCAGCGGACTCGGCGTCGATGCCGTGCAGGGCACCACGATTCCTGTGGCGGGTAGATCTGAGGCCGCCGTCGACTCTGTCATGGATTTCGCGCGGCTTCCCACCTTGAGTCGCGCCGCCCTTTCACCGCAGCAGGCTGTGGTGACGTTCGTGATGGGCCAGGGGGGTGAGCCGGGCACGGCCTTCGTTCTCACGCGCGACACGGTGCGCGCGGTGAGCTTGGTGCCCATCGATTCACTGCGGGATGATCTCACCACCCTTCAGGGATTCCTCGAGGTCGGCCGCGAACCGGCGTCGACGCTGCAGCGCGTGTCTGACGCCATCTGGGCCCCCGTCATGTCCGCCATGCCGAGCTCTGTGGTCGAGGTGCAACTGATCCCCGATGGGGCACTGCATCGGGTGCCGTTTGGCGCTCTGCGTCTTCCCGATGGCAGGCGCGCTCAGGAACGCTTCATCATCTCGCACGCGGCCTCCGTTGAGGATGCGCTGGGGGCCGTGCCTCGAGTGGCACGGCGCAGCGAGCGTGCCGGGCCGTTGCTCATTGGCGCGCCGCAGCGCATGCCGCGCCTCGCAGAGGCGGACTCGGGAATGCGGGAGTGGGCCCCCCTGCCCGGTGCACGCGAGGAGTTGCGTGCGCTGTCTGCCAGGCTGGCCGGTGCGCGTGTGTTCATGGGTGACGACGCCACGGCAGAACGCCTGAGCACTGAGCGACAGTACGGTGGGCCGCTACTGCATCTCGCCACGCACGTGACGGCGCGCACGGGGTCGTATGAGCAGACGGCGGTGGCGCTGCAGCCCACCGCGAGGCACGACGGGTTGCTGCGCCTGCCGGCGTTTGCCTCGTCACCGCTGCCGTTCGATCTGGTGGTGCTGTCGGCCTGTGCGAGCAGCGACGGCGTGATGCAGGTCGGGCAGGGTCTGCACGGGCTGGTAAGTGCGGCGCTCGACGCCGGCGCGCGCGGGGTGGTGGCCACGCGCTGGGATGTGAGCGACACGGCCATGACGCGCTTCATGGTGGCGCTGTACGACACGTTGGCGGTGCAGCCCAATGTGGCCGAGGCGCTGACCGCGGTACGCCGCGAGTTTGCGGCACGTGGCGAAAGCCCGGCCATCTGGGCCGCGGTTGAGTACTACGGCGACGCCAAGCTGCGGCTGGAGCTGCCGCGTCGCGCGCCGTCGGCGTGGTCGCGGTTCACCACCACACTGCAGCGCTGGCTCAGCGGTTCGCGTTGA
- a CDS encoding DUF808 domain-containing protein produces MASSLLILLDDITSMLDDVATLTKVAATKTSGVMGDDLALNAEQASGVRVERELPVVWAVAKGSLLNKVILVPVALLISAFAPQAVMPLMVIGGLFLCYEGVEKLLHKALHPEEKHSAAPALAHPELSDAQLVAIEQGKIKGAIRTDFVLSAEIIVISLGTMATAPMAQQVMALSLVSIAATVFVYGLVAGIVKIDDLGLRLHEKGRAMGAVLLRLAPKLMKALSVLGTAAMFTVGGGIIAHGWHAADVWLESIAHHTGPVAPVAKAVLDALLGVVAGAVLVGVMQLVARLRRRAA; encoded by the coding sequence ATGGCTTCGAGCCTGCTGATTCTGCTGGACGACATCACATCGATGCTGGACGATGTGGCCACGCTGACCAAGGTGGCCGCCACCAAGACGTCCGGCGTGATGGGTGATGACCTGGCCCTCAATGCGGAGCAGGCGTCGGGTGTGCGGGTGGAGCGCGAGTTGCCGGTGGTCTGGGCGGTGGCCAAGGGGTCGCTGCTCAACAAGGTCATTCTGGTGCCGGTCGCGCTCCTCATCAGCGCCTTTGCGCCCCAGGCGGTGATGCCGCTCATGGTCATCGGCGGACTGTTTCTGTGCTATGAGGGCGTGGAGAAGCTGCTGCACAAGGCGCTGCATCCGGAGGAGAAACACAGTGCGGCGCCGGCGCTGGCACATCCCGAGCTCAGCGACGCGCAGTTGGTGGCCATTGAACAGGGCAAGATCAAGGGCGCCATTCGGACCGACTTCGTGCTCTCGGCAGAGATCATCGTGATTTCGCTGGGCACGATGGCCACGGCGCCCATGGCACAGCAGGTCATGGCTTTGAGCCTGGTGAGCATTGCCGCCACGGTATTTGTGTACGGCCTGGTGGCCGGCATCGTGAAGATCGATGACTTGGGTCTGCGGCTGCACGAGAAGGGGCGGGCCATGGGCGCCGTGCTGCTACGGTTGGCGCCCAAGCTCATGAAAGCGCTATCGGTGCTGGGAACGGCCGCGATGTTCACGGTGGGCGGTGGTATCATCGCCCATGGTTGGCACGCGGCCGATGTGTGGCTGGAGAGCATCGCTCATCACACCGGTCCGGTGGCTCCGGTAGCGAAGGCGGTATTGGATGCCCTGTTGGGCGTCGTGGCGGGCGCTGTGCTGGTAGGGGTCATGCAGTTGGTTGCGCGGTTGCGCCGACGGGCGGCGTAG